Within the Glycine soja cultivar W05 chromosome 3, ASM419377v2, whole genome shotgun sequence genome, the region tttggataatttttttatgtaacaccctattaatattttttataaattaaaaaaaattatatatgttatgtGAAAATTAGTTGAAATCACATAATTTTAAACTCTACAATAATTTATGGTAGTTTAGATTCTTCGCGAACATATTCACCTGTCGCCTAATGCACTTGACCAATCACAGAACGTTTAGGACGCTTTCATTTTGGTGCAGTGTATGAAAACTTTAGCCCCTAAAAGGGTGAGATTCTTAAGTCTGGCTTATGCATGCATGCCTCATGAAGCATTGTCTATCTATCTCCGGCATGTTAAACgccacattatttttttcttctaaatcacGAGTAACTGCAAAGAGATAATTTTGCTCAAATCGAATGAAATTAACTCATACTTTTTAAACATTTAACAGAATTATATAtctaagatttaaatttaagattattaatttataatctaAAATAATCCTACATTAAATCATTCAGGCACTCGATAATAAGCTATATTATATGGTGTGTGGGTGTTGAAGAGAGTTTGTTGTTGTTACACTAAAGGTGATAATAGTTCCAAGCTGAGTATTGTCTTAAATTCTCGAAGGGTCTTAATAAATGCTCGACAATTTGCTATCAGAAGTATCAAACAAGTTTTGGAGTTGTACTCAGACATGGATGCTTGTAAGGTCGGTGATCACCCAAAGTTTTGGAGTTGAACAACAATTATTGGACTATAGAGAGATACATAGATAAGCCACGACACCAACTATGGTTAAAAATGAATGAGAGAGTCGTACTAGAATTTTTAACCTTACTCAATAAAATATTGGctgcatttttaatttaagctcaatttaatttaaatttactagTTAGTACTTTAAATCATACaatattaaactttaaactAAGTAAAGGTTTTAGTAGTCTCAATTAATggaatttatacaattttataaaattggatGTTAGTATATATcgattgaaaaaattattattgctgttgaaaaatatttgtatattgagcaagttcataaattaataagtcGAACACGTGAAATATACAAAGTCGATGTTTTTATAAGTactaacataaattttttagcTAATTAAgttgttaataaatttacatgtgAACAAATTTATAAAGGTGTCTGACTCACTTTCAATCCTAATAGTAACCTCCTTAATTATATATGAAGCTTAAAGATATCCAGTGAAGCAATATTGTGCTCGAGGAAGAAGTAGGTAGTGTAGGAGGGTAATATGCGAGTAAAATTAGTAAATTACACTCTGTTTATCAAGGGGAAGTTTAAATTAtagtttcttcttttattttcaaatatattgtaaattgatagtttgtaaaatttttaaaaaaaggaatgaTGTTTCTAGTTGAAAGTTTTTAATGTCAAAAGGAACACTACCAAAAGGAAATTCAAACCTTCTATCAATCAGATACAAAGCTTTATCTTGTTACAGTCGACCAAACTGGTTAGGGTTCATGTATGTTGTGGGTATGCTTGTTGAAGATCAGATTCACTACTTTGCAATATCGTAAATGCTTGGTGACGTCAGCAAAATAGATTTTATATGATACTACTATTCAATACGAATAACCGTGTAAAAACATCATTCCTTTTAAAGTCGTTTATCCAgaaatatcttctttttttaggAGTAAATGGtttaaatttttcctttttctttctgtgGGCTAGCTATCATATATAACTATTaactatataagtttttttttttaattaaaagttgtaTGTTTTAATatccaaataacaaaatttgaattatttgcGATTATGTTCATCGCTTGaagtaataaaattttgaatctaattttcataataaaataattaatttaattattaataaataattaaagtgtaatattatatacatatacaatAAATCAcaaatagattaaaatattaatttaattttattcttggtTACCTCTGATAATAATATTATGCACACCCTCAACGTGTTATAcagtttatttttatacatcttATATTATTAACGAATCCTTAAAAAGTGTAGATTTTCTAAAATATGCATGATTGAACTATTTATGAGCATTATGTTTTATggcacaattttataaaaacagaaATATAATGAGATAAATCGTGAAAAGTAAATGCAAAAGGTGCTGCCGCCATAGATTCTGGAGTGGTGGTTTATTTTCTCCACTGGGGAAAGAATAAAGCAACGTGGAAAATGATAAGCCTTCTAGGCTCTGGCGGATGCAGTAGGTCACCAtgataaatatgattaaaatatatatttttatatatttacagtaggatacttattttaaatttgttttaattataaaagagttatagttaaaatataataaaattttgaaatattatataataaaattttaaaattgtgctcattttaatattaatttttatgtttcacaggagtataatgataaaaaaaatgataattaaggaAGAATCCACTTATAAGATTGTGGGGACAATTGCTTTCACTAGataaatttttatacttaatatatttaataattttaaaaatattatcccCATAAGACaacttttttaaatgaattaatgtaaaaaattataagagataaaagagaaattaaattgagttttttaattttatcactttatcttaatttttataatatttagaatgagaaatcatattttttttaaaagtttaagtaattttattgtaaaaagttatgatatttttattttataaaaatattacaaattatttttttcccactAAGTAAGTTTTCTAGATCCGTTCCTGAAAATAATCAtgtgtaaaaactaaattaattttgttatataaaattgaatcaaaataaatgttatgtatagtataagaacaaaaaaacgTTGCCTAAAATAAAGAACGAGAAACAATAGAACCAAACAATGAAAAAATTGCAAAAgacgaaaaaaaataataaaaaaaggacaACTCCCTTAATTTTAGTGACCGAGTCGGAAAAAGAAGTGGGGCTTCCAAATTTAAGCAAGCCATGATTTAATGAACAATAGcaaaaacaaataagaaaatctttaaaagagaaaaaatcaaccccctcttccaccaccaccatgaCCTTCAATTACCTAATGGTCCTAAGTCCACACTCCACGCCTCTCTACATTATAGGTACCCAATGTGATTTCTCAAACTTGAATTGAATCCCATTCTCACCTCACACACCCTCCATGCCAATACTCATTCTTTATGCTTTCaaactttaataaataagtGCGTCTTTGAATTTttaggtgaaaaatattttttgagagaaaaataataattaagatccTTACTTTTTTTACTGACCAACTATTCAACTCAACTTAGTAACCGTTTTcaactataaataaatagatgagCACACGGTAGGTAAATACATCTTCCActtaaacattaattttgattatttacttattaatttaagtataatttttgAAAGAATTCGATATAACAAGCAGgagaaataaagataaagatcGACTTAAAGAGTATTATAGAATTTGGTAagaatacttttattttattttttatctattaaacttacatttaaatatataatattttaaacttcAATCAAACATATAGAGTGATTCTATCATGATCgaatagaagaaaacaaacgGCAGTGATCCACCGTAGGGTCAATCTGATTGAATCGGAAGAACTAGAAAGCAAGATGTTGGACACGTGTGAAGCAAGGAAAGTTGCTCCATCGGATCAGAATTCAGAACGTCTCCTCGAAGCGTGTCCCACATCGAAAGGGCAATTTGATCATCGTATCAAACTCGTATTGAGAATAAAGACTTCGCCAGCGGGTCCCACCCCGCAACCAAGAGCAACGTCAGTACGCCACTTGTTCGTAGTGCACGATGAGAGATAGAAACGAACGGAACCGCCTCGGTTTCACTCAATACGACAAAAATCCAAAACCCTCCTAACTTTATACTATTTCTTTCAATAAACAAATGTTATtactttcattttatattttaaattaattaaatatttctctttatctcaaatataagaaaaaatacgtaacatattaactaaaaaaaattaattaatcatatttaaatatctttcccaatttatccttaattaaaattagatatcaaagttaagaaaaaaaatcattaaaactaatctcaataaaataaaaatattttaaagataagaatattaaataagatattagagagagtaaattttaaaaaatacataaataaagataagttaaaatttatttatatttaatttttttttatatttgagattagagagagtaaattttaaaaaatacataaatttttttaaagaccaGCTTAATACTGTTATGTATTTTTAGAAGATGAAATTGagtgtattattttataatttttggtttaatttgaGAGAGTGTTTGGAAAAAAGAAACGTGGAAAGGACGAAAATGAAGGTCCCTTTGAGAGTCTGACAAAAAACATGGCGTCATGCGCGACCTACTACTGGACAAAAGACGTGTCATGGTCAATGGCAGAGTGGGGGGTTAAGAGGGAACGGGGAGGGTAGAATGGGGAATTTGGTTGGAAGGGTGTGTTTGGCAGGGAAACTGTTTTGTCTCCTTGTTCCGTTTCACGTCTGGGTTGGGGTTGTGTTGTGTGTGGCTTCTCTTTGCTACCGATATTTTTCATTAGGTACAGCTATTGCCAGACCCTGTTTTTGACTATTTCCAGTCTCTTCCCGATCTACTGTCTCTATGGAAAATGTACTTTTTGGCGTAGCAAAAGTGGAGGCCAATCTCTTTAATTCGttacaacaaaattattatccCTCTTTAAAATTTGCCTTAAATCATACAGACTCTTTAtcaatctctttaaaatttgtatattatcagttaataaaaaattatacttgaaAAAACTTATGAGTTTAATGATGATGTATTtctagtataaaataaatttatgtgatAATTCAACTTCAGTCCATtgttaataagattttttaaatatttatctttaaagTTAATATATGATGAAgtgtaattgaatgatgtaaatttttttattgtgttaatgtatattttttttctcgaaacattttatatatattgattagatatcagtaaaaattgttttatgttGTAAGAGCATAGTCTATTTttccaaaatattaataaatgtcttttaaaaaactaattaaaagacataaaataaagtttttaaatgaatattaaaCCATAAAGTTTTTAATGATAGACTGACAAAATATAGGAACTAAATGATttatgaaacaaaatatttaaagatatgaAAAATGTATTGCTAATGTTTTTATTGGATAATTGCGACTAAGGTTGAGTTAAGGTCAATaatcactttaatttcttttagtttgtctgtttttatgagaaaataatCAAGCGTGCAACTTATTATCAGATACGATCCAATGAAAATTTTGAGCTGtatgttattgttatttgttaacAAGGTTTTGTATTTTGTGATTCCGAATTAAATTTTCATTGAAAGTGAAAATGGTCCAAGCCACTAGCCACCTTATTAGATGTATGAgcatttataaaatttagtcgTAAAGAATTAAGCGACGAATAATAAACATACAATCATGTAGTATTTGGATTATTATTCCAAGTAATACAAAAGACtgattatagtttttttacataaattgaCGACCTATTTctgaatgaaaaaattaatcataacatGTACTGTAAATTAACTTAAGTTCCACCTAATTATAATTCAAAATGTAaataggttaaattaattttttcctctaattaattatttagatttaatttagttttctaatttttaaaattgatttaatttagtttttttgttttataaaatatatattgtgtgGTGAATTTTCACTTATGTGAAAATTTTGAAtccaacaaaatattaatttaaactaaagaacaaaattaaaaaactaaattgaaattgaaaaaaactaaagaaacaaattaaatctaaaaaattaattagagaactacaaaattaatttaaccatttaatatgtgaaaataaaaaagtcatattgaaattttaaaagtaatttaaatgataataataatattagtatatGTGATATTTTacgtattatttttaaaatggacgaaaaaaaaagatggtgttattaaacaaaaaataatgcaaAGCAGTTGAGAAGGAAGGAGAAAACGTAGACCATGAGtttaaaatatgtgattttttttttttgttctgacACCATTTAAAGTCTAAACATTAATCAATTTGGGAAATATAATAACTTtttcacaaataataataaaagttaccACAGTCCGCAGTTCTATGATTTTGGTTTTCCCACCCCAAAAGTTGTTGAAATTAGATTTTATAAGGCCCATATTGTAAACGAGGCCGAAACAGAGTTGTCAATAGTGGCGAATACAGAAAGgggaagaaaaagacaaaataggaaaaagaaaatccgcaataataaaaaaacgatGTTGAAAAAGAAATGGGAAAGTAAAATACGAAAATGGTGGGTCCcatattaacaatttaattcGGCCGCTCGCTTTGTCGTCTCTCTCGTCTCCGTCCATTCCCGTCGTTCTTTTGTGtttgactctctctctctctctctctctctttcatatCATATCAGTCATCTCTCTCTGTCTCATACATACACATACCACTGTACCTCGTTCTCACGAAAACCTTCAACTAGGAATCCATCGAGCCAGAGTGTTGTGTTGCTAGTGCAAGAGGCACCAACATAGATAGATACATACGTGCGTGCGTACGTAGGAAGGGTACGTACGCGGTAGTACACAACACACCAACACACCGTTTTGCACTCTGTTCTGATCATGAGGGCGCACAAGATGGGTGTTATCGTGGGGATCACTGTTGCTACTGCTTCTGCTTCTtaagccttttcttttcttctgtggGTTCCCCCTCTTTCGATATTCTGCACTTTAGAGAGACAACCAGACATGGCTGGCAGCAACCAAGTCAATCTCAATGAATCTAGGGTAACCCCCTCTTCCTTTCTCTCTTCTACTTCTGCTATTCGTACCTTCCCTTACTTCCCTTCAGTTCCCAAATTAttatccactttttttttttttttttttttctggaactTCGGTTTTGCTTCTTGCTTTATTGCTCATGTTGGGTTGCCAACAAAAAGGGGGtcttggttttggttttggttaaTAGTGAACAGACTTAAAGACACCTctcatggatcatctaaattttcgggtttgtttttgtttagttctttttttcatttttgtactttttttctatttctttcatGTAAGCCTTGTTTTTCTTGTTCTGGTAACTTGAAAACTTTAGTTGGATTAGTATACTTTGCCCATTTACTTTCATTCTGATTCTCTGCTTATGCTTTTTCCCCTCTTGTGTGAACGATTCTAGCTTATTCAGTCTTTGgttgtttttggtttttgtagAGTGTTGTTCCTTTAAATACATGGGTGCTTATCTCCAATTTCAAGTTGTCTTACAAGCTTCTCAGACGTGACGATGGAACGTTCAATCGTGAGTTGGCGGAGTATCTCGATAGGAAGGTCCCCGCAAACGCAATTCCCGTTGAAGGTGTGTTTTCAATCGATCACGTTGATAGAAACGCGGGTTTATTCTACCGTGTGTACTTACCAACCTCAGGAAACGAGGCTCAATGGGGTATCAGAGACCTTGAGAAGCCGTTAAGTACTACAGAAATTGTTCCTGTAATCGTATTCTTTCACGGGGGAAGCTTCTCGCATTCCTcggccaacagtcacatctacGACACCTTCTGCCGCCGCCTTGTGAGGATTTGcaaggctgctgtggtgtctgTGAACTACCGGCGGTCACCGGAGCATCGGTATCCTTGTGCATACGACGACGGCTGGGCGGCATTGCGGTGGGTGAAGTCGAGAGCATGGCTGCAAAGTGGGAGGGAGGCCAAGGTTCATGTCTACTTGGCAGGGGACAGTTCTGGAGGGAACATTGTTCATCATGTGGCAGTGAGGGCTGCAGAGGAGGAAATTGAGGTCCTGGGGAATATTCTTCTCCACCCTTTGTTTGGTGGGGAGAAGAGAACGGAATCAGAATTGAGATTGGATGGGAAATACTTTGTGAGGCTTAAGGATCGTGATTGGTATTGGAGAGCTTTTCTACCTGAAGGAGAGAATAGAGACCACCCTGCTTGCAACCCTTTTGGACCAAGGGGGAGAAGCATTGAAGGACTCAAATTCCCTAAAAGTCTTGTTTGTGTGGCTGGTTTGGATCTTCTGCAAGATTGGCAATTGGCATATGCTAAAGGTCTTGAGGATTGTGGACAACAGGTCAAGCTTCTTTTTCTCAAGGAAGCCACTATTGGCTTCTACTTCTTGCCAAACAATGACCATTTCTATTGCCTCATGAAAGAAATCAACAACTTTGTCAATTCTGATTCTGACTGTTAATATACTATTAGTACTAAGACGACAGACgactactactactactgctACTACTTAACCTTACCTTACCTACAGGAGGCATACATAACTAAAGCTTGACATTTTACTTgggttctcttttttttttctttctctcccccACTTTTGTATCCcgtcttttctctttttctagtTTGTAGTAAGGTGTGTAGTTATAAGATTGTGTAGCATTACTTGTTATTGTCATAACATCTATGGTGGTCAATTTGAGAGTTCTGTGACCTGGGGACTACTGCTTCCTGTTCCTCTCTGTTTGTGTCTTTTGGAAGGTAGCACCTATCACCGGCTTTGGCAGTACCAGAACTCGGTTCATTTGGGGGGTTTGGTCGAACCACCGTATACAACGCTTCAGCCCCCCTTTTAACGTTTTGAGGTCAATGGCAGGAGGGGAGATAGAAGATGAGGATTGGTTCATCACTTTGTTTGATTAAGTGAATGGTTTCCTCTTGTAGCACTAATTACTGAATGTGAACCGGAGAATATCCCAACCTGTTGTTATATGAATCTGTATGTTATATGTATACCTATGTTGTATAAATGTCTTGGATGTTTGGTTTTGCTTTTTAGTTGGATTCTCCTCCTCCAATATGTTGTGCTTGTCTGTCTCTCGTGAATCCTGCTATGGTTCCAATTAAGCAGTTTCAATTTATTGAGTTGTTGAAGATGTTTCATTAGATGCATGTGCAAAAACTTCTGTGTGGTGAGGGGGTtggttttccttttcttaattGAAGGCAaactattaaaagaaaaaagaatcgaGAGGAGGAAAATGGAATGAATGAATGGAAAAAGAAGGGGAATAAGCCTATGCTAATGCGACACAAATTAATTCGAGGATGTCGTGTCCATTTGACTAGGAAAGTAAAGTTAAGCCTTTTAAGTTTTGTCTGTTATAAAAAGGCCACTGTTTTAATTCTTGCCGTTCGGACcttccaaaatataaaagtgatttGATCATCTTTAGCATCTCTGAATCATAAGCAACAGTATAATAGAAGTAAAAGGCAGTGCATTCTAGTTAAAACGTCAGGGTGGAAAAGAGAGTTTTGAGTTTGCTCAATCAATCATGTGCCTGTGACAAGAAGAATGTAATTGAACTGGAGGGGAGGAGTGAGGTGAGTGAGATCTCAGGAATgttgttttgttcttttgggT harbors:
- the LOC114406814 gene encoding gibberellin receptor GID1B-like is translated as MAGSNQVNLNESRSVVPLNTWVLISNFKLSYKLLRRDDGTFNRELAEYLDRKVPANAIPVEGVFSIDHVDRNAGLFYRVYLPTSGNEAQWGIRDLEKPLSTTEIVPVIVFFHGGSFSHSSANSHIYDTFCRRLVRICKAAVVSVNYRRSPEHRYPCAYDDGWAALRWVKSRAWLQSGREAKVHVYLAGDSSGGNIVHHVAVRAAEEEIEVLGNILLHPLFGGEKRTESELRLDGKYFVRLKDRDWYWRAFLPEGENRDHPACNPFGPRGRSIEGLKFPKSLVCVAGLDLLQDWQLAYAKGLEDCGQQVKLLFLKEATIGFYFLPNNDHFYCLMKEINNFVNSDSDC